The genomic stretch GATGCTACGCTGGTGGCAGAAAAGGCTTACTATCGCGAGAAATAAGGTCCGTAAACCCCGCATGGTCCCTCCATAGCGCTCAATTCAAGGATGAAGCTGCACAAGGCACGTCATTGGCTCCCCGGCTGATGCCTTTAGGCATTCTGCGCATCGCAGTATCGCCTGGGCGTAATTTGGGCCCGTTCCATACCCAGCCAGGGCCTTTTCAACATTTCCCTTTGCCCAGCTGGTCCGGAGTCTAAGGTACGCGGAGCCGGCTTTTATATTCTCGACGGGATCGAATAGCCTCTCGTAGTTGGCACCAACATCTTGCGCCGCCGCCTTCGTGACCCCCATCAGACCACGCGCTGTTTCCTTTTCCGGGTTTGGCCGATGCGCCCCTGGATCGAAGCTGCTTTCCATCCACGCAATCGCGATGATGACCTCGTCCGCTTGGCCGGATTGATTGTTTTCCTTCACGATTTCCGCCACCTCCGCATAGGTGAGTCGCCGATTCTCCGGA from Thermoanaerobaculum aquaticum encodes the following:
- a CDS encoding lytic transglycosylase domain-containing protein, which translates into the protein GNPLNAVDPDGRAALWLTPSRERAMAMAASEADFVDSLAVWMLMKDMIWYALPQQSPGAGGGGRNPSQSSQGGGGGTSAGTGSNQTNTSSTPENRRLTYAEVAEIVKENNQSGQADEVIIAIAWMESSFDPGAHRPNPEKETARGLMGVTKAAAQDVGANYERLFDPVENIKAGSAYLRLRTSWAKGNVEKALAGYGTGPNYAQAILRCAECLKASAGEPMTCLVQLHP